The following coding sequences lie in one Deltaproteobacteria bacterium HGW-Deltaproteobacteria-6 genomic window:
- a CDS encoding 1-acyl-sn-glycerol-3-phosphate acyltransferase, translated as MAILRPIQRIIDFCLTVLLWAYFLFGYLFILLLLFIPAYLRLKSSDAVLQKMNHIHLKCFFALMGLLVPRTKFAIHADVRGLRSSIIVCNHVSYLDPILLVSLFPRQTTIVKNTFFNVPIFGWFLRKAGYVPSSPSGIYDPAMIRHMESIRRHLAAGGNLFVFPEGTRGQGGRLLPFNKGVFSIARYCNTELKLVFIRDTDKLFRPGTFSFHTGEANTITLELIASLAPDYRAKDFSISALTDQARQIFERKIADVGAGKIGSVKGSDAIT; from the coding sequence ATGGCCATTCTTCGACCCATACAACGCATCATCGATTTTTGCCTCACGGTGCTTTTATGGGCTTATTTTCTTTTCGGTTATTTATTTATTCTGCTGTTACTTTTTATTCCTGCCTACCTGCGTTTAAAAAGCAGCGATGCTGTTTTGCAGAAAATGAATCATATCCATTTGAAATGTTTTTTTGCCCTGATGGGGCTTCTGGTGCCCCGAACAAAGTTTGCGATTCATGCGGATGTACGCGGACTTCGCTCTTCCATCATTGTCTGTAATCATGTTTCTTATCTGGATCCGATCTTACTGGTGTCCCTTTTCCCGCGCCAGACGACCATTGTTAAAAATACTTTTTTTAACGTGCCCATTTTCGGCTGGTTTTTAAGAAAAGCGGGATATGTGCCTTCATCGCCTTCCGGAATATATGATCCCGCGATGATCAGACACATGGAGAGCATCCGCCGCCATCTGGCAGCCGGCGGCAACTTGTTTGTATTTCCCGAAGGCACGCGCGGTCAGGGCGGCAGACTTTTGCCTTTCAATAAAGGCGTATTCAGCATTGCGCGATACTGCAACACGGAGTTAAAGCTGGTTTTTATCCGGGATACCGACAAACTGTTTCGTCCCGGCACATTTTCTTTCCATACCGGCGAAGCAAACACCATCACGCTGGAATTGATCGCTTCGCTTGCGCCGGATTACCGGGCAAAAGATTTTTCGATCAGTGCCCTGACCGATCAGGCAAGGCAAATCTTTGAACGGAAAATCGCCGATGTCGGCGCCGGTAAAATTGGCAGCGTGAAAGGTTCTGACGCAATAACGTAA
- a CDS encoding 3-oxoacyl-ACP synthase, which translates to MTERRVVITACSAISPIGHGREQIVESLLKGVSGVTELREDELISRFIHSRVYGTVSYPMTYDFARQHRKTMGPVAYYACQAAKEVLAQAGLPSEFVTGGRLGIAFGSIHGSPTVQRDIYKVFFNAENKAAYQGISAVDYLKSMVHTTAVNISKMFGITGRIISSGTACTTSSQSIGYGYEAVKYGLQDAMLCGGADEYDTITVAVFDNLLACSTAFNDQPQRTPRPFDRARDGLVVAEGAGAVMLEEYEFAKKRGATILAEVIGFACNSNGGDLILPNLDGITRTLQLGLENAKINASEVDLVSAHATATKMGDIIEAQAIGAVYGKGPSVTALKSYMGHTMAACGAIETIMTLYMMEEGFVAPTLNLDDIDERCAMIRHVPKLIEHPVKTAAIQNFAFGGVNTNLLVRKLT; encoded by the coding sequence CTGATCAGCCGTTTTATTCATTCCCGCGTTTACGGCACGGTCAGCTATCCGATGACGTACGATTTTGCAAGACAGCACCGCAAGACCATGGGACCCGTGGCCTATTATGCCTGCCAGGCGGCCAAGGAAGTGCTGGCGCAGGCGGGGCTTCCCTCTGAATTTGTAACGGGAGGCAGACTGGGTATCGCGTTCGGGTCGATCCACGGTTCCCCTACCGTTCAGCGGGATATTTACAAGGTCTTTTTCAATGCCGAGAATAAAGCGGCGTATCAGGGCATCAGCGCCGTCGATTATCTGAAATCCATGGTGCATACCACCGCCGTCAATATTTCCAAAATGTTCGGCATTACCGGGCGCATTATTTCTTCCGGGACAGCCTGCACCACCTCGAGCCAGTCCATCGGTTACGGCTACGAGGCCGTTAAATACGGCTTGCAGGACGCCATGCTCTGCGGCGGCGCGGATGAATATGATACCATCACAGTCGCGGTTTTTGATAATCTTCTGGCCTGCTCCACAGCTTTCAATGATCAGCCCCAGCGTACGCCCCGTCCGTTTGACCGGGCGCGCGACGGTTTGGTGGTCGCCGAAGGCGCGGGAGCCGTCATGCTGGAGGAATACGAATTCGCGAAGAAACGCGGCGCGACGATTCTGGCCGAAGTGATTGGCTTTGCCTGCAATTCCAACGGCGGCGATCTGATCCTGCCCAATCTTGACGGCATAACCAGGACGCTTCAGCTCGGTCTGGAAAATGCGAAAATCAACGCCTCGGAAGTCGATTTGGTGAGCGCTCACGCCACCGCCACCAAGATGGGGGACATCATCGAGGCGCAGGCCATCGGCGCTGTTTACGGAAAGGGGCCTTCCGTGACGGCCCTCAAAAGTTACATGGGGCATACCATGGCGGCCTGCGGCGCGATTGAGACGATTATGACGCTTTACATGATGGAGGAGGGGTTTGTTGCGCCGACGCTCAATCTTGATGATATTGATGAGCGCTGCGCGATGATTCGCCACGTCCCGAAGCTTATCGAACATCCCGTTAAAACCGCCGCCATCCAGAATTTTGCGTTTGGCGGCGTCAACACCAACCTGCTCGTTCGAAAGTTGACCTGA